One stretch of Akkermansia sp. RCC_12PD DNA includes these proteins:
- a CDS encoding thermonuclease family protein has translation MRVLLLYFLTTFSVIASTLTGKVITVADGDTVTILDDAKTQHKIRLWGIDAPESKQDFGRRAKQALSDMIYLKNVRVEIEDKDRYERKVGKIYQDKIYINLEMVKKGLAWWYRQYAKQATDIQEAEKQARVNKIGIWSHENAMPPWEFRRIKQQPTATKQNAEIRYWVTLSSGRVHNSSCRWYQNSDGYFEKTPTGPNCKICGGSKTPASAIKKENDMSSFIPYAEPISDGNFVHQQDFIPEAEPIPGETIVYDDNYEQRMISSKKRNKLEREETDVILKKYMPNAINPCESQFSPDKINRQLFSAKNYCDNLENNEYLRDKDHNYTINFPTSKNDNHNSSTGLRTSYTGNIKKDKLHSELYSSAYKDSYPKKEYYERKNYNRFSACKSKTPNFVRDKIGFMFQGSFWSGAKEIVSIIALFFIYLCLLVNLFSKRDKIKCYMGEENCSQFLREIIARHKDYVTRFVKKIENKRFIKNKLIIISFIISSIIIISIFKGEKTPSMFLKIHFGVGMLFLIIVSSSVRMKDIYFYNFEKENKLFICFNIDDFINNPAYYKNIFDFNKYCFKNIDFNKNMVIKIEELIIYICLFRDERYYSSNIYGEKNVTTKHQRAEQVLKKLHSLYKE, from the coding sequence GTGCGCGTTCTTCTTCTTTATTTCCTAACAACCTTTTCCGTTATTGCTTCGACTCTTACAGGAAAAGTTATAACGGTTGCTGACGGTGATACGGTTACAATTCTTGATGACGCCAAAACGCAGCACAAAATCCGCCTTTGGGGAATTGATGCTCCTGAATCGAAACAAGATTTCGGACGACGTGCTAAGCAAGCCTTGTCCGATATGATTTATCTCAAGAATGTTAGGGTGGAAATTGAAGATAAGGATAGGTATGAGCGGAAAGTCGGTAAGATATACCAAGATAAAATTTATATCAACTTGGAGATGGTTAAGAAAGGCCTTGCATGGTGGTACCGACAATACGCAAAGCAAGCAACGGATATTCAAGAAGCTGAAAAGCAAGCTCGAGTCAATAAGATAGGAATATGGTCACATGAAAATGCGATGCCACCATGGGAGTTTCGACGAATTAAGCAACAACCTACGGCAACAAAACAGAATGCAGAAATTAGATATTGGGTAACTCTATCAAGTGGGAGAGTCCATAATTCATCATGTCGGTGGTATCAAAATAGCGATGGATATTTTGAAAAGACTCCTACAGGGCCTAATTGTAAAATATGCGGTGGCTCCAAGACTCCTGCATCTGCCATAAAAAAGGAGAATGACATGTCTTCTTTTATACCTTATGCCGAACCCATATCAGACGGGAATTTTGTGCACCAACAGGATTTTATTCCAGAAGCTGAACCTATTCCTGGAGAAACGATAGTTTATGATGATAATTATGAACAACGAATGATTTCTTCTAAAAAACGTAATAAGTTAGAAAGAGAGGAAACTGATGTTATTTTAAAGAAATACATGCCTAACGCAATCAATCCGTGTGAAAGTCAGTTTTCTCCAGATAAAATAAATAGGCAACTTTTTAGTGCTAAAAATTATTGTGATAATTTAGAGAATAATGAGTATTTGAGAGATAAAGATCACAATTATACCATTAACTTTCCTACATCGAAAAACGATAATCATAATTCATCTACCGGTTTACGAACTTCATATACAGGAAATATTAAAAAAGACAAATTGCATTCAGAATTGTATTCATCAGCATATAAAGATAGTTACCCAAAAAAAGAATACTACGAACGTAAGAATTACAATCGGTTTTCTGCATGTAAATCAAAAACACCAAATTTTGTACGAGATAAAATTGGTTTTATGTTTCAAGGTTCGTTCTGGAGTGGAGCAAAAGAAATTGTCAGTATAATAGCATTGTTTTTTATCTATCTATGTTTGTTGGTAAATTTGTTTTCCAAAAGAGATAAGATAAAATGTTATATGGGAGAAGAAAATTGCTCTCAATTTTTGAGAGAGATTATCGCACGACATAAGGATTATGTGACACGATTTGTAAAAAAAATAGAAAATAAGAGATTTATAAAAAATAAGCTGATAATTATTTCTTTCATAATATCATCAATAATAATTATCTCCATTTTTAAAGGAGAAAAAACGCCGTCAATGTTCTTAAAGATACATTTTGGAGTTGGAATGTTATTTTTGATTATCGTATCTTCTTCTGTTAGAATGAAAGATATTTATTTTTATAATTTTGAAAAAGAAAATAAATTATTTATATGTTTTAATATTGATGATTTTATTAATAATCCCGCCTATTACAAAAATATTTTTGATTTTAATAAATATTGTTTTAAGAATATTGATTTTAATAAAAATATGGTGATTAAAATAGAAGAATTAATTATTTATATATGTCTATTTAGGGATGAGCGTTACTATAGCTCAAATATATATGGAGAAAAAAATGTTACAACAAAGCATCAAAGGGCAGAACAAGTATTAAAAAAATTACATTCCTTGTACAAGGAATGA
- a CDS encoding YHYH domain-containing protein, with amino-acid sequence MSKIHLLLVFFAALVAVPAQAHPGRLDSQGVHWDHKSGTYHRHR; translated from the coding sequence ATGTCTAAGATTCATTTGCTGCTGGTCTTTTTCGCGGCTCTTGTTGCCGTTCCTGCGCAAGCCCATCCGGGGCGTCTGGATTCCCAAGGCGTTCATTGGGATCATAAATCCGGGACTTATCATCGACACAGGTAA
- a CDS encoding glucosaminidase domain-containing protein, which yields MSYAVARQGFYDAGRSFAVDMRIIKGDTDELMKQQDAALPTGKAVKINKSALRGLAPYEQAFYDAGKKYGVDPKLLIAIAMHETDKGTSPAFLRKNNAMGISPNGGGPRDFSSVEESIDYAARLLRKHYLDKGLTTIAAIGGKYAPVGADNDPRNLNQHWAKGVRKYYNSL from the coding sequence ATGTCTTATGCCGTTGCGAGACAGGGTTTTTATGATGCCGGCAGGTCCTTTGCTGTGGATATGAGGATTATTAAAGGAGATACGGATGAGCTGATGAAGCAGCAGGATGCAGCCCTTCCTACTGGTAAGGCAGTAAAGATAAATAAATCCGCTCTACGTGGACTGGCCCCTTACGAGCAGGCTTTTTACGATGCAGGGAAGAAGTACGGCGTGGACCCGAAGCTATTGATAGCTATTGCCATGCACGAAACCGACAAAGGGACGAGCCCTGCCTTTCTCCGCAAGAACAACGCCATGGGGATCAGCCCCAACGGAGGAGGTCCGCGCGATTTTTCATCCGTGGAGGAGAGTATTGATTATGCCGCTCGCCTTCTCAGAAAACATTACCTGGACAAAGGGTTGACGACGATTGCAGCCATTGGCGGGAAGTATGCTCCAGTGGGAGCGGATAATGACCCTCGGAATCTCAATCAGCATTGGGCCAAGGGCGTACGCAAGTATTACAATTCTCTTTAA
- a CDS encoding phage capsid protein produces MPSNYTLPISDLYQETYDNQWQEQVQQATSRLERFCVVKSGLTGKLMEFNFVGATELEEKRGRMQDIVLDELNYFKRRMLPVSFSKHLGYDEDDDIFLHGLDAPVTQTINALKYAAARKMDDVLFGLRKQGGVYVPSKGGIFGTAFAGNDGMDQLELLASNVVPVDHTGGTAKDCPMTIEKLNRGITLLQEAGILDDASNAYGDQVCCAITPRMREALINDERLQKADFGFASLRKTNGALDPVMGIQFVVSPNLPLDESGNIICPMWMKNSLYFGSWKQSKVTVEKRTDKEDTIQIGLKTIMGSTRMREEAFVQIKCKPLS; encoded by the coding sequence ATGCCAAGTAATTATACCCTTCCCATCTCCGATCTTTATCAGGAGACTTACGATAACCAGTGGCAGGAGCAGGTTCAGCAGGCGACTTCCCGCCTGGAACGCTTTTGTGTGGTTAAGTCCGGCCTGACCGGCAAGCTTATGGAGTTCAATTTCGTGGGCGCCACGGAGTTGGAAGAGAAGCGCGGGCGCATGCAGGATATTGTTCTGGATGAGCTTAATTATTTCAAGCGCCGGATGCTTCCGGTGAGTTTTTCCAAGCACCTGGGCTACGATGAGGACGATGATATTTTCCTTCACGGGCTGGATGCTCCCGTTACGCAGACGATTAATGCCCTGAAGTATGCGGCAGCCCGCAAGATGGACGATGTTCTGTTTGGGTTGCGCAAGCAGGGCGGCGTTTACGTTCCTTCCAAGGGCGGCATTTTCGGCACGGCGTTTGCCGGCAATGACGGCATGGACCAGCTGGAGCTTCTTGCTTCCAATGTTGTTCCGGTTGACCATACAGGCGGCACGGCCAAGGATTGCCCGATGACTATCGAGAAGCTTAACCGCGGCATTACGCTTTTGCAGGAGGCCGGCATTTTGGATGATGCTTCCAATGCTTACGGAGATCAGGTGTGCTGCGCGATTACTCCCCGCATGCGTGAGGCTTTGATTAATGACGAGCGCCTGCAGAAGGCGGATTTCGGGTTTGCCTCCCTGCGCAAGACTAATGGAGCGCTGGATCCTGTCATGGGTATTCAGTTTGTTGTTTCGCCGAATTTGCCCCTGGATGAGAGCGGGAATATTATTTGTCCGATGTGGATGAAGAATTCCCTGTATTTCGGTTCCTGGAAGCAGAGCAAGGTGACGGTGGAGAAGCGCACCGACAAAGAAGATACCATCCAGATCGGCCTCAAGACGATTATGGGTTCCACCCGCATGCGTGAAGAGGCTTTCGTACAGATCAAGTGCAAGCCCTTGTCCTAA
- a CDS encoding glycosyltransferase family 10, which produces MVEEAGMNNKKLTRVAFADFWQGFNPHDFILSAVLKERLNMVIVDNQDEADLLIYSVFGNAHHYFKGVRVFYTAESVKPLWDECDYAISFMREDVPYPECHLRLPNWMERNYIKQTGVVEQYPKDKRSLLSRHTRFCNFVYSNGNSPERIYFMRLLSQYKTVDCGGTVLNNMGERVRDKIAFCSSYKFTIAFENYPAAGYTTEKLIDSLAALSLPIYWGAPDAEKEVNPSRFVNAGDFSSPEALAEYIIRLDQDEELYLSYMDGPVFAPGRPDIKEYMRRLENFFSMVASNGNILRECRPRLKVTCLHHGHPIMPRYDDGKQWSGKMELRLPRLLKKSVSSIFKPAKEDAASHLIPKLAVIPAKKDSERCPGKNCRLFAGRPLFQYSVSYALQEGFMPIVSTDSEEIMEYCRREGIRYVREKVNDKRMENCIHQVLSGISCKMFAILQPTSPFRRAGLLRQMAEDMEKGEIHSAYTAHRIKMIGHLDGQFHVAHREQDARKFFYFFDGNINAITQKHFQESGTLFDNDSRPYLNDFPCCLQIDTEEEWKLLARLSGNEEYQGLLASEGREKRICIVSNKRNLKRNYSAFVDSCDKIMRVNKMDNLNSGLAGTRTDILLISCFYGYLAFSPAERHMDMLPEIPEIYFNNEELGCSNEFACREGLKNWKFMPGAVHRSTPNFTTLSKALCLADYLFPDAQLYYLGDTDMNLRASGSPKHHASVENAYIQSLIDHGRIIPILEDEAGEFYYSSPLLPGSASSESPSMKEEPAEDIVIRHPQWTDQFHIEGKRGRRLHRNDAAVILQHDEEKLVLQWDNWGREEFYEMEEGNYQYLSYHCTSSINEVNKYADELLINPCDGTNSVWLNFRHPFICMKYHQWEGLLLLDRMCLDIEREIRKMPSLKSILLTGICKDALVALILAVRLKKDFPHLHMGVWGCPWPLDFSGKSPMHQGKYISPAHAQIREKKTFSSLFQHYGDPLAILRQETSSGLHLFGFYSSNPHWFCDADATKRLEPYLTKTYVHQAEGNEEIAHVHGKITQLVKQKPELIQSWMKEMFQKMIQSECGENSNKSVMSISA; this is translated from the coding sequence ATGGTTGAGGAAGCTGGTATGAATAATAAAAAATTAACTCGCGTGGCCTTTGCCGACTTTTGGCAGGGATTTAATCCGCATGATTTTATTTTATCAGCAGTTTTAAAGGAACGGCTGAATATGGTTATTGTGGATAATCAGGATGAAGCAGATTTGCTGATTTACTCCGTTTTTGGAAATGCGCACCACTATTTTAAAGGCGTCCGGGTTTTCTATACGGCCGAATCCGTAAAGCCGTTGTGGGATGAATGCGATTATGCCATTTCATTCATGAGGGAGGATGTCCCCTATCCCGAATGCCATTTGCGTCTTCCCAACTGGATGGAAAGGAATTATATAAAGCAGACAGGGGTTGTGGAACAGTATCCCAAGGATAAAAGATCCCTTTTGTCCAGGCATACCCGTTTTTGCAACTTCGTATATTCCAATGGCAACTCTCCGGAAAGAATTTATTTTATGCGCCTTCTTTCCCAATACAAAACCGTAGATTGCGGGGGTACGGTTCTGAACAACATGGGAGAACGTGTTCGGGATAAGATTGCCTTCTGTTCATCCTATAAATTCACGATTGCCTTTGAAAACTATCCCGCTGCCGGCTACACGACTGAAAAACTGATTGATTCCCTGGCCGCCCTTTCCCTTCCCATTTATTGGGGGGCACCGGACGCCGAAAAAGAAGTCAACCCTTCCCGTTTTGTCAATGCCGGGGATTTTTCATCCCCGGAAGCCCTGGCTGAATACATTATCCGGCTTGACCAGGATGAGGAACTTTATCTCAGTTACATGGATGGCCCCGTCTTTGCTCCCGGCAGGCCGGATATTAAGGAATACATGCGCCGTCTGGAGAATTTTTTTTCCATGGTGGCTTCCAATGGGAACATACTGCGTGAATGCAGGCCGCGCCTCAAGGTGACATGCTTGCATCACGGCCATCCCATCATGCCCCGGTATGACGACGGCAAGCAATGGTCGGGAAAAATGGAACTCAGGCTGCCCCGGTTACTGAAAAAATCCGTTTCTTCTATCTTTAAGCCAGCTAAAGAAGACGCAGCCTCGCATTTGATTCCTAAACTGGCCGTTATTCCGGCCAAGAAAGACTCGGAACGCTGCCCCGGCAAAAACTGCCGATTATTTGCAGGGCGTCCCTTGTTCCAGTATTCCGTTTCATATGCCCTTCAGGAAGGATTCATGCCGATTGTCAGTACTGATAGTGAAGAAATTATGGAATACTGCCGCCGGGAAGGTATCCGTTATGTCCGGGAAAAGGTGAATGATAAGAGAATGGAAAATTGCATTCATCAGGTTCTGTCCGGGATCTCTTGCAAAATGTTTGCCATTCTTCAGCCGACTTCTCCTTTTCGCAGGGCCGGGCTTCTGCGCCAGATGGCGGAAGACATGGAAAAAGGAGAAATTCACTCAGCCTATACGGCCCATAGAATTAAAATGATCGGCCATCTGGATGGACAATTCCACGTGGCTCATCGCGAACAGGATGCCAGGAAATTTTTCTATTTCTTTGATGGCAATATTAATGCTATCACACAAAAGCATTTTCAGGAATCCGGAACTCTCTTTGATAATGATTCGCGCCCGTATTTAAACGATTTTCCGTGTTGTTTGCAAATTGATACGGAAGAGGAATGGAAGCTGTTGGCAAGATTGAGCGGAAATGAAGAATATCAGGGTTTGCTGGCTTCTGAAGGACGTGAGAAACGAATATGCATCGTCTCTAATAAACGGAACTTGAAACGCAATTATTCAGCGTTTGTTGATTCCTGTGATAAAATCATGAGGGTTAATAAAATGGATAACCTGAATTCCGGTTTGGCGGGAACGAGAACGGATATCCTTTTGATTTCATGCTTTTATGGGTATCTGGCTTTTTCTCCTGCGGAAAGGCATATGGATATGCTTCCTGAAATCCCGGAAATCTATTTCAATAATGAAGAATTGGGGTGCTCCAATGAATTTGCCTGCCGGGAAGGACTGAAAAACTGGAAATTCATGCCGGGAGCAGTTCATCGGAGTACGCCCAACTTTACAACATTGAGCAAAGCTCTTTGCCTGGCGGATTATCTATTTCCGGATGCCCAACTCTATTATTTGGGAGATACGGATATGAATTTGAGGGCTTCCGGGAGTCCCAAGCATCATGCATCTGTGGAAAATGCCTATATTCAGTCCCTCATCGATCATGGAAGGATAATTCCCATTCTGGAGGACGAGGCCGGGGAGTTTTATTATTCCTCCCCTCTATTGCCAGGTTCTGCTTCTTCAGAGTCCCCCTCAATGAAAGAGGAACCTGCAGAGGACATCGTCATCAGGCATCCCCAGTGGACGGACCAATTCCATATAGAGGGAAAACGGGGACGCAGGCTCCACCGCAATGATGCTGCAGTCATTCTACAGCATGATGAAGAGAAGCTTGTTCTTCAATGGGACAACTGGGGAAGGGAGGAATTTTATGAAATGGAAGAGGGCAACTACCAGTATCTCAGTTATCATTGTACTTCTTCCATCAATGAAGTGAACAAGTACGCGGATGAATTGCTCATCAATCCCTGTGACGGCACTAATTCCGTATGGCTGAACTTTCGGCATCCCTTTATTTGCATGAAGTATCATCAATGGGAAGGGCTTCTTCTGCTGGACCGCATGTGCCTTGATATAGAACGTGAAATAAGAAAGATGCCCTCCCTCAAATCTATTCTTCTGACAGGTATCTGCAAGGATGCTCTCGTAGCGCTGATTTTGGCGGTCCGGTTGAAAAAAGATTTTCCTCATCTCCACATGGGCGTTTGGGGGTGTCCGTGGCCGCTCGATTTCAGTGGCAAATCACCTATGCATCAGGGAAAGTATATTTCTCCGGCGCATGCACAAATAAGGGAGAAAAAAACGTTTTCATCTCTTTTTCAACATTATGGAGACCCCCTGGCGATACTGCGGCAGGAAACATCCTCCGGTCTTCACCTATTTGGCTTTTATAGTTCAAATCCACATTGGTTCTGTGATGCAGACGCCACAAAAAGATTGGAGCCTTATCTGACAAAAACATATGTTCATCAGGCTGAAGGTAATGAGGAAATTGCCCACGTTCATGGAAAAATCACACAATTGGTAAAACAAAAACCGGAATTGATCCAATCATGGATGAAGGAAATGTTTCAGAAAATGATACAAAGTGAATGCGGAGAAAATTCAAATAAATCTGTAATGAGCATATCTGCCTGA